From the Phycisphaeraceae bacterium genome, one window contains:
- a CDS encoding tetratricopeptide repeat protein has protein sequence MHDTGHHRWLSGRSTLSAGILLFTLLGLTGCESDGNQPFMRSGDQQAVRLVTEARSVLAAGNTADAMTLLAEAIDRDPDLTEAHVAVGEIYLESGNLNAAHGSYTRAVQTDPRDYDSQYGLAVVNQLLGRVSEAVTGYLRALSIDPDSFEARRDLASAYLQAGRPDLALRHAVAATENNPESRPAWINLGATYSMLAQYDNAVRCFQQAAELGDLDAPLLQSWAQAHLNLREFDRASNLLEQLVRDEPSALGYERYGYALFKQGRRQEAIEQFQAALERDSQMPPALNGIGVCLMAEYLETGRRNPALRDRAIAAWRRSLSIEPRQPKIVDLMSRFGRIAQ, from the coding sequence ATGCACGACACGGGACACCATCGCTGGCTTTCGGGACGCTCAACCCTGAGCGCGGGTATTTTGCTCTTCACCCTGCTGGGCCTTACGGGCTGCGAGTCGGACGGCAACCAGCCTTTCATGCGCTCCGGCGACCAGCAGGCCGTCCGGCTCGTGACCGAGGCGCGCAGCGTGCTGGCTGCAGGCAATACGGCTGACGCCATGACCCTGCTCGCTGAGGCGATCGACCGCGACCCCGACCTCACCGAGGCCCACGTCGCTGTCGGCGAGATCTACCTCGAATCCGGCAATCTTAATGCGGCGCACGGTTCGTATACGAGGGCGGTGCAGACCGATCCGCGGGACTACGACTCGCAATACGGTCTGGCTGTGGTCAACCAGCTCCTGGGCCGGGTGAGTGAAGCCGTCACCGGCTATCTCCGGGCCCTGTCGATTGATCCTGACAGCTTCGAGGCCCGCCGCGATCTCGCGTCGGCTTATCTGCAGGCCGGCCGCCCCGACCTTGCGCTGCGACACGCGGTTGCTGCGACCGAGAACAACCCCGAGTCTCGCCCTGCCTGGATCAACCTCGGCGCGACATACTCGATGCTCGCGCAGTACGACAACGCTGTGCGGTGCTTCCAGCAGGCCGCCGAGTTGGGTGACCTCGACGCCCCGCTGCTGCAGAGCTGGGCCCAGGCGCACCTGAATCTCCGTGAGTTCGACCGCGCCTCGAATCTTCTCGAGCAGCTCGTTCGTGATGAGCCTTCGGCGCTGGGTTATGAGCGATACGGCTACGCCCTGTTCAAGCAGGGGCGTCGGCAGGAAGCCATTGAGCAGTTCCAGGCCGCCCTCGAGCGCGACAGCCAGATGCCGCCGGCTCTCAACGGCATCGGCGTCTGCCTGATGGCCGAGTATCTCGAAACCGGACGACGCAACCCGGCCCTGCGCGATCGTGCCATCGCCGCCTGGCGTCGGAGTCTGTCCATCGAGCCGCGTCAGCCCAAGATCGTTGACCTCATGTCACGCTTCGGCCGCATCGCGCAGTGA